TCCTCCAACGCTCGTGGAATCGCGTTCCACGGCCGCCAGAAGTCGAAGTGGTACTTGTCGTTCCAGCAGTTGATCGCCGCGTCCGCGCCGCTGAGGTTCTGCAGCGCGAGGAGCCTCGCACTGTCGGCCGCGTCAAGATCGGTGCGTGCGATGAGCTGCCGGGCGACTTCGTTCCAGCTCAAGACGGGTGCGCTCTGCCACCACCTGGCGATGTACGTCTGCTCGTCTGTGCGGGTCGAGCCGGTGGCTCGGCCCAGGCTCTTGACCTCGTTGAACTCGGTCGCCCACTGCTGGCTGCCGAGCGCGGGCGGTGGCGCCGAACGGAACTGCGAGGAACTCTGGATGAGGAACGGCCTCACGTTGCCCACCCACGGGGTGGGGTCGAGGATGGCAACGCCGCCGGGGGAGAGCGGCTGCCAGTGTCCGGCCGCGGAGTTCGACACCCACGGAGACGGCCCGAACCGTCCGTCGCCCTCTCTCGCGTCGAGCATTGCCTCGGCCGATGCGTGTCCGACCGAGATGCCCTGCTTCTTGAACGAGTCATTGTCGATCGACCCGAGTGAGGCCGCGTATGCGGAGGAGAGCGTGCTCAGGAGTCCGACCCGACCGGGGAATGGCGCCCTGTCCGGTGCCGTCGAGACGAGTTCGGAGAGCACGTCGTAGGCAGCCGTTGCGACGGCGGCGTCGATGGACGCGCGTGCACCGGTGCGCCTGTTGAGAAGATACGGGCGATGACGCTTGGGCCCGATCGCGTTGACCGCGTCGTAGACGGCTCCTTGCACCATGCCCATGTTGATCTGGAACGCGGGTGGGGCGCCGCCGTTCGGTCCCGGGACCGCGGCGAGCGTCGTCGCCGCGACTTGGTTCCAACGAGTCACCTCGCTGGCGTCCGTCCCGCCCGGTGGTGCGGCCGATGCGCCGGACACCCCGAGCGCGCCCAAGAGCGCTCCGACTCCCACCGTGAGGACAACGACAGCTCGCCTGCGTGACATCGTTCTCTCCTCGCCCAGACCCCGAGTCGAGATGCTTCGCGTCGGTGCGATCTCCAGGACGACTGTGCGTGCGCCGGTTGTCC
This is a stretch of genomic DNA from Actinomycetes bacterium. It encodes these proteins:
- a CDS encoding vanadium-dependent haloperoxidase; amino-acid sequence: MGALGVSGASAAPPGGTDASEVTRWNQVAATTLAAVPGPNGGAPPAFQINMGMVQGAVYDAVNAIGPKRHRPYLLNRRTGARASIDAAVATAAYDVLSELVSTAPDRAPFPGRVGLLSTLSSAYAASLGSIDNDSFKKQGISVGHASAEAMLDAREGDGRFGPSPWVSNSAAGHWQPLSPGGVAILDPTPWVGNVRPFLIQSSSQFRSAPPPALGSQQWATEFNEVKSLGRATGSTRTDEQTYIARWWQSAPVLSWNEVARQLIARTDLDAADSARLLALQNLSGADAAINCWNDKYHFDFWRPWNAIPRALEDGNPATQPDATWTALLTAPYPEWTSGHNCLDGAHTTVLRMFFGDDPMGGPFQITSTFANPGGPAVRTFDTFTQPLAELIEARIWAGLHYRSGDVAGQALGQNVANYGAANHFQPVGR